One region of Esox lucius isolate fEsoLuc1 chromosome 17, fEsoLuc1.pri, whole genome shotgun sequence genomic DNA includes:
- the LOC105009024 gene encoding cytochrome c oxidase subunit 6C-1 has product MSLAKPVMRGLLGKRLRFHLPIAFALSLMAAAAFKFGVTEPRKRAYADFYKNYDATKEFNNMREAGIFESVRPTGK; this is encoded by the exons ATGTCACTGGCTAAGCCTGTAATGCGAGGGCTCCTTGGGAAGCGTCTGAGGTTCCACTTGCCCATCGCCTTTGCCCTTTCATTGATGGCTGCAGCGGCTTTCAAG TTTGGTGTAACTGAGCCCAGGAAACGGGCCTATGCAGATTTCTACAAAAATTACGATGCCACGAAGGAGTTCAACAACATGAGGGAAGCTGGCATTTTTGAAAGTGTCAGGCCAACTGGCAAATAA